GCGAGCAACTTTAGACGTGCGTGATGCAGTTATCAATTCCGATATTTCAATGGTTTGCGTTGGAACGCCCTCACAACTGAATGGCAATCTGGATTTAAGTCATGTCCGCAAAGTATGCGAACAAATTGGCGCGGCGCTTAAGGAAAAAAGCGCTTTTCATGTGGTCGTGGCACGCAGCACGATGCTGCCGGGCTCAATGCGTACCGTCGTGATTCCGGCATTGGAATCCTATTCCGGAAAGAAAGCGGGGGTCGATTTCGGAGTATGCAACAATCCGGAATTTTTGCGCGAAGGTACGGCCGTATTTGATTATTACAATCCACCCAAAACCGTGATCGGCGAAACGGACAGCAAGGCTGGCGAATTACTGATGCAATTGTATGCAAAAATGACCGCACCGCTTATTCGCACCGAAGTGGAAACGGCAGAGATGGCTAAATATGCCGATAACACCTGGCATGCGGTCAAAGTGGCATTTGCCAATGAAATCGGCAATCTCTGCAAAGCAGAAGGTATTGATGGCCACAAAGTGATGGAAATTTTCTGCCAGGATACCAAACTGAATCTGTCTCCCTATTACATGAAGCCTGGATTTGCTTTTGGCGGTTCATGCCTGCCCAAGGATGTGCGCGCTTTGATGTATAAAGGCAAGAGTTTGGATATGGATTTGCCGCTCATTAATGCCATTCTGCCGTCGAATCAACGGCAGATTGAGAAAGGTATCAAAATGATCGTCGAAAAAGGGAACAAAAAAATCGGTATTCTGGGATTTTCTTTTAAAGCGGGTACCGATGATTTACGCGAATCGCCTCTGGTTGAAGTCATCGAATATCTTATTGGCAAAGGATATGAACTTAAGTTATATGATAAAAATGTGAATCTGGCGGCACTGACTGGCGCGAATCAGGATTATATTTTGAATCATATTCCGCATATTTCTAAATTAATGGCTTCTTCAATGGATGAAGTGCTCAATTTCGCACAAACGATTGTCATCGGTAATGGTGCCGCGGAGTTTCGTAGTGTGCCGGATGAAATAAAGCCAGAACAAGTGGTGGTGGATCTGGTCCGGATAGTACCTAAGTTAAGTGGAGATCAATATGACGGAATTTGCTGGTAATACGAGAGGGTGAATTCTGGACGAAAAAGGTGTAACCATTATTCTCACAGCTTCAGGCAAAAGTTATGTCAGATACTAACGCGCGTCGAGTTCTCATTTTAGTCGAGAATCTTCCTTCCCCTTTCGATCGCCGGGTATGGCAGGAAGCGACAACACTGCATGACAACGGTTATGTGGTTTCCATCATATGCCCTACGGGTAAAGGTTATGAAAAGGAATATGAAGTCATAGATGGAATTCATATTTATCGCTATCACTTACCGTTTGAAGCCGAAGGTGCAAAAGGGTACTTGATTGAGTACTCTGTGGCTTTATTTCATACCTTCCGGCTTGCCTGGAAAGTGCAGTTTTCTCAGGGATTTGATGTGATTCATGCATGCAATCCGCCGGATTTGCTATTTCTGATCGGTGGTTTTTTCAAGTTGTTTCTGCGTAAGAAATTTCTGTTTGACCATCATGATATCAATCCGGAACTCTATGAAGCTAAGTTCGGACGGCGTGATTTTTTTTATAGACTAATGGTGTTGTTTGAACGCTGGACTTTCACAACCGCAGATATCTCTATCGCAACTAACGAATCCTACAAAAAGATTGCTATTGAGCGTGGCGGAATGGATCCGGCTAAAGTTTTTGTGGTGCGTAGCGGACCTAAATTGGATCGTTTGCGTACCTTGCCGCCAAAGCAACAGCTTAAACACGGAAGGCAGTATTTAGTCGGTTATGTTGGTGTAATGGGTGCGCAAGAAGGAATTGACTTGTTGTTGCAAGCAGCGCGCTACTTGATCAAGGACTTGGGCCGTTCCGATGTACATTTTGGATTGGTCGGCGGCGGCACATCTCTCGATGAAATGAAACAAATGGCTATCGATCTAGGAATCAGTGAATTCATAACGTTTACTGGACGAGTGCCTGACCAGGAGCTGCTAGAAATGCTCAACACCGCCGATATCTGTGTGAATCCAGATGTCGCCAACGAGATGAATGATAAATCCACTATGAATAAGATCATGGAGTACATGGCACTGGGTAAGCCCATCGTTCAATTCGATCTCACCGAAGGCCGAGTCTCTGCACAAGATGCATCGCTATATGCGAAGAAAAATGATCCAGTTGATTTGGCACTGAGGATAGTGCAACTGCTGGATGATCCCGAGTTACGGAAGCAGATGGGGGAATTCGGTCGCAATCGTGTGAGGAATGAATTGGAATGGCAATATGAAGCGCCAAAGTTGTTGGCAGCTTATGATGCGATATTCGTTAGATAAGGATTTCGATGAATTAAAACTTGAGGGTATCTTCATGGACTTATCGGGTCGCAAAATGAAGGTGATTTCAAATCAAGCTTGAAATGGGTAGTGTGGCTGCGGAGATTGAGTTACCTTAAGACTTAATTATTTTTAGGAATAAAGAATGAGAGAAAATCATGACTCAAATTTATAATGATGGTACATATCATGAGAATAATCCGACATGGCATGAAGAAGATTCGCCATGGAAAGCACTGCAGATACAAAAGATTATAGAAAGAAACTCTCTTAATCCAAGTAAAATTTGCGAGATTGGATGTGGAGCGGGTGAAATACTAAATAAATTATCAGAACATTATGATAATAAGAAAGAGTTTTTTGGTTATGAAATCTCACCGCAAGCATTTGAACTATGTGCACAGAAATCAAAGCACAATTTGACTTTCAAGCTTGCCAATCTATTAGAGGACGACGCGAATTATTTCGATATCGTTATGGCAATTGATGTGTTCGAGCATGTAGAAGATTATTTTGGCTTCTTGAGGAAATTAAAAACAAAAGCTAAATACAAAATTTTTCATATTCCACTTGATCTATCTGTTCAAACTGTTCTTCGCTCCTCTCCGATTATTAAGCATAGAAAATCAGTCGGGCATATTCATTATTTTACAAAAGAGACTGCATTAGAAACACTAAAGGATACTGGATACCAAATTGTTGATTATTTTTACACAAATAGTTCTGTAGAGCTGCCAAATAGAGGGTGGAAAGCAAATTTATTAAAGATACCAAGAAAATTGTTTTTTTCCGTAAATAATGATCTTGCTGTTAGGATCTTGGGAGGCTATTCACTAATCGTTTTGGCCGAATAGCTTATATTTTTACTATGATTATTTTTGATTGTTTCTTTCTTGTCTCAGAAATTCTGTAATCGATATTAATTTTCGATATTCAATATAAGAAAAAAATCAGTAATAACTTCAGATAATTATAAGTCAAGATAGCTATCCAGCACTATACTCATCAAGTGATTAAATGATTGCAAAACATATGGAGAAGTAATATGAATGAATCAGATATTCAGGATTTCTGGAACCGTAATCCTTGTGGGGATTGGCAAGTTGGTGGTCTCGAACAACGCCGCGGGGATTATGAAGCATTCTTTACTGACTATGATAAGTTTAGATACACTAAGGAAGCTCATATTCTGCGATGCCTGGACAATATTGATTTCAAAGGTAAACAGGTTCTTGAGATTGGATTGGGGCAAGGCGCCGATTCGGAGCAGATCGTAAAACGTGGCGCGCTTTGGTCTGGACTCGATCTTACTGCGGAATCTGTCGCCAGAGTGCAAACACGTTTTTCCTTGCGGCAGCTACCCTATCAGTCGATCAAACAAGGAAGTATTTTGCAAGCTCCTTTTGAGGATAATAGTTTCGATATTGTATTCAGTCATGGCGTTTTACATCATGTGCCGGATATTCTCTCGGCTCAAAGAGAAATTCATCGTATCCTGAAACCTGATGGAGAGTTAATCGTCATGCTTTATGCAAAATGGTCGCTCAATTATCTTGTTTCTATCAGCATTGTACGTAGATTGGGTTTGTTAGCGCTATATTGCATGAATCCGGAGCCAAATTCGATCTATGGTCAGCATGTTGCTAATGCTCGCGCCATGGGGTTGTTTCGCTATCTTGACATGGATAATTTTATTCACAGGAACACGGATGGTCCGTTAAATCCTTACGCGAAAGTGTATGATTTACAAGAAGTCGAGAAGGATTTTCCAAATTTCAAAATTGTAAGTTCTTATAAACAGTTTATGCATGCACCACCGTTGCCGGTGCATTGGCTACCATTCGAGCGGGCGCTTGGATGGCATTTATGGGTCCATATGCGGCCTGTGTGATCAGTTCACCAGTATTTTTCTTCATTGGAAGTAATTTCAGTTAATTCTTATGATCGATCATCGTTGCTAGTAATTTCGAGAGGAAGCTGTAAAAGGGTTCATTCCGTAATTTCCACCAGCAAAATACTATTAAGTTCCAGGGCAAGATTCACGCAACTTGCCTTGTCAAGTCTTGAATAGAGAGATTTCATTGTGAATTGCGATGAAGCTTCTGACTTAGTTTAATAATAGACAAGTGTTGTGCTATTGATTAATAATGATTTTTCCCCCTGTCTATTATTAATTGTATACAAGTATCTAAATAAGGAGAAACCAAAGATGAGTTTTGATTACCTTGCATGGCAAGCAACCACTGGAATTTTATCGGCACCTGTCGCTGATGCGTCGAAGATAAATCAGACGAAAGCGGATTGCGCTAAAAAGCTAAATACGGTTCTGATGTTATTTGTATTACTGTTGCTTTATGCTCCGAGTGGCATTACTGCAAACGGGACAACTTCTGCGGAAACCACAACCACCACCACCACTACAACCACCACCACTCCAAGCCGAACCGCTACTTTACTATTTTGGTCGAGATTTGGTGCCGGTGTTTCTCTCGGGCCGCCACGTTCGTTCGGAACTAAAAGCGCATGGCAGGACCTCATGGGAACTGATAGGGAAACAGGGTTTAGCTGGCCAGTCAAAGCGCTAGGCGCAGAATTTTCTGGCGTTCAACTGATTACTATTGATCCTATCACCCCTGAAACCATCGATAATTATATAACCAATGAAATCAGACCGATTCCCGAAGCAACCGGGAAAAATGAGCTTGTCCAAACTGTAAAAATAAAAGGATCATTGGGGCAAGCGGGTTCACAAGCGCCATTGATGATTAGAAGACCTTGGACAATCGGAGATATAAACGATTTGTATATTACCTACTGGTTTAAGTATCAGCCAGACCTGATCTCAAAGTTGGAAAGTGGAGTTTCATCCGCGAATTGGCGAACACAATTTTCACTCAAGACAGGAGGATACAAAAATGTTGCCGGAGATGGTGATTATCGAATGAGTGTAACTGTGATGGAGGGAACCGATGGCAAGCTTTATTGGCTTACAAAGGGCGATAATCTTGGGGGTGCATTTTCCACCAGAGTTGATTATTGGCGAGAAGAGAATCGTGTCGTTCCGGTGCCTATTGATCAATGGTTTAGATTTGAAGTTTATTGGCACCGGTCTGCCGATATCGATGGGCGATTCTGGGCAGCTGTTAATGGTAAAGTGATTGCCGATTATCGTGGACCCAATATGGGGGACTATGGTCTTCCCATAACTCGCATTTTTATTAATGATTCATACAGTGGTGGTTATGCGCCGGTTGAATCTCGGACAACAGGTCTGGAAATATGGAGTGGTTTTCCGTGCGGTGAAGGAGTGTCATGCTATTTAAAATAAAAAAACAGTCAATCTTTTTCATTCCTTAAGAAATAGAACTCGATCATACTGAGAAGGCCACATGCGTATCAATGCTAAGACATTACAATTAGTTAAGAATTGTGTGACATTGGCAAGTGGAGAGTCACCACATAAACAATCCGATACAAACTCCTTTATCCAATTCGGTACAGGCATAGGGATATTCGCACTGTTGCTGTTTACTGTTTCCGGTTTTTTTACTCCATTTGCTCGTGCAGCCGACTTACTATTTAAATCTAACTTTGGCGCTGGTATATCACTCGGGACACCGTATGGTTTTGCCACTAAAGGGGCTTACCAAGATATTACCGGTACGGACAAGGAAACTGGCTATAGCTGGCCGGTATCTGCTTTGGGTGCCAATTTCTCGGGTGTGCAATTGATTACTGTTGATCCTATTACTCCTTCGACGATTGGAGATTACATCAGTGGCGAGATCAGATCGGTAACAGGGCCATATGGTGAAGCGGTTAATGAGCTTTATCAGCAAGTGAAAATAACCGGCGGGCTGGGTCGAGCAGGCTCGCAAGCACCGTTGTTGATTAGAAGGCCATGGACGATAGGTGATGTCAATGATTTGTATATTACCTACTGGTTCAGATATCAAGCTAACTTAGAGACACAACTGGATAATACAGTTTCATCCGCAAATTGGCGGTCACAATTCACACTCAAAACTGGGGGATACAATAACACTGGAGAAGGTGATTATCGAATGAGTGTGACCGTGCTGAAAGGGCTCGATGGCAAGCTCTATTGGATGACAAAGGGTGATAATGCTGGCGGTGTATTTCCCACCAGAGTTGATTATTGGCAAGTAGAAAACCGTGCTGTTTCAGTGCCGGTAGATAAATGGTTTAAATTTGAAGTTTACTGGCACCGGTCAGGTGGTACTGATGGACGCTTCTGGGCAGCCGTCGATGGCAAAGTGATAGCGGATTACCATGGGCCAAATATGGGTGATTACAATCTTCCTATAACCCGGATTTTTGTGAGCAATCCATATAGTGGTGGTCATGTGTCAGTGGATAATCACATTACCGGATTGGAGATATGGAATGGCTTCCCTTGTGGAGAGGGTGAGTCTTGTTATAGTAGGGGGTCAAAAGTATATCTGACTATCGGTGAATAGTGTCCTGTAGTGGTCAGATAAGCGAAGTGGACTTACTTGTAAGAAAACTCAGTACTGTTTACAGAAAGGTTGATTAAAATAAGCATTGAGTATTATGAGGGCTGGCATTATTCAAGCTCTTATGAGGCTTAGCAGTGTTGTTGAAGTCAATGAAACAGACTAGGGCCTGTTAACGCTATTTGATATAATTTGGTGATGGAAATCACCGAAACTCAATATCAACAGATCGAGCACTGCCTGCCGCGTCAGCGTGGCAACGTCAGCCATTCCAATCTGCAAGTTCTCAATGCCATTCTTTACGTTGCCGAGCATGGCTGCAAGTGGCGAGGACTGCCCAAGCGATTCGGCAACTGGCATACCATCTATACCCGCATGAATCGCTGGGCAAAGAGTGGTGTACTGAGCCATGTATTTGGGCAACTTCAGCATCAGCAAATCATCCGTATCCGTATTGAAACTGTTTCGCTGGACAGCACCAGCATCAAAGTCCATCCCGACGGTACGGGTGCGTTAAAAAAAACGGCCCCCAATCCATCGGAAAATCTCGAGGTGGATGGACCACCAAAATTCATCTGGTTGCCGCAGATTCCAGAACAACCATAGGCTTTGCCCTCTCGCCCGGTCACGCCCACGATGCGCCAGAGGGCAGGCAGCTTTTGCTTTCCCTCGGTCCCGTCAATACGCCCACCTACCTGCTGATGGATCGTGCTTATGAGGGCGACCAAACCCGGCAACTGGCACTAGATTTGGGTTACATCCCGGTTGTTCCGCCCAAAGCAAATCGCTTGTCACCCTGGGAATACAACCGTGCCATGTACAAAAAACGCAACGAGATCGAACGATTGTTCAGAAGGCTCAAGGGATTTCGCCGCATCTTCTCCAGGTTCGATAAGCTCGATGTCGTCTTCATCTCCTTTATCCACTTCGCTCTCATCGTCGAAGCAATCAGATTGTGTTAACAGACCCTAGCTTGACTGGGTCAACTTATCGCTAAACAATTTTGAAAGAAAATCAAATGACAGGTAGATTTTTATTTTTTCTCACAGATCTAGCTGTTTAGTCCCACGGCATGCTGGGATGGAGCAACTCCACCTCTAAACCTTGAATCTATGAATTGTTCAGGTTTTCTTACAGCTTACATTAGCAAAATTACCTAATGGAAAATTCGGAACAATAACTTTTCCCAAGTTTGAGTCTGATTCTCGAAGCCACTACAGTGACATTATTTGTTAACTAATGACACGATATGTCAATGGGTTCTCGATTAGTCGTATGATATTGATTATAGGCGCTCAATTTAGTCAATCTTTTTGAGCTTACACAACCGTAAATTCCCTCTGTGTGTAGAAAAAGTTCAGTAGAATTTCGAAACCTTCTGATAACCGAGATTTACAGGATGTCAGATCGTTGCGGTACTGAAAGAAGGCACAGCTGGTATACCGGTGGTTGAGTCGTGTTGCAAGCACGGTGTTAGTTACGCCACGTACTGCCAGTGGAAGGGCAAGTACTCAGGCGTACAGGTGTCGGCGAGCTACAGCGATTACGTGGATGGAGGCTGAGAATGCCAAGCTCAAACGCATGTATGCAGTTTGGCGCTGGAGAATGCAGCGATCAGGTGCGAAGTAACCAAGCAGTTGGTGCAAGCCAGAATGCCTTTATCGGACGCTTTAACGGATTGACCGGGCTAAGGTACTTGATGCGCTCTTTTTGCCTATCTCGAGCAGGTTCAAACCATCACTGACCAGTGGCATTAATTATAACGAAAACCGTCCGCAATGAAGCATTGGGCGACACCCCGCCGGTGCAGTTCATGCCACGGTTAACCCGGGTTCCGAATCTCTATCGGACTTTGTCTACTTGATGGGGGAGCTTACGGGAGCTTACGGGAGCTTGCGGGAGGTTACGAGCTTACGACTATAGCTCGTTTTGGTGCTATACATCCTCAGAAATTTGTAAGAAATTACCGGTATTTTATTGATTTCTTGCAAACAAAACCATTACATGCGAGCGATATTCAAATTTAAATCATATCGTTATGATTTATTCAGGACTGACTGATTATCTGTGGTGGTTTTTGCGTGTCAATTCAGCGATTACTATTGGCACGGTTTATGCTGAATTAGTATCGCAACATGAAAAAGGCAAACTCTGCGAAAGCAGGGGACGCAAAGTCACTGATCTAAAGGGCAAATGCCCCAGGATGGCAGGACTGCCAGGTACGTTACTCGCTTATTTACCACGTTATATTGATGATTACCGAACGAAATAACTTTGAAGCGTATCCATGCAGTTCCATCCTTTAACTCTAAGGAGGAACATTATATGAGCACTAATAATCAAGCATTACAAGCCAGCAGTTTTTTGGCTTTAGTTATAAGGCAGTTACATGTAGAGAGAGCTAATGCTAATTGCTTTGCACGGCGTGGCGTTAACATGGTATTTATTATTATGCTATTGCTACTGACTGCATTGAGCTTTGTGACCCCGGCAGCTTATGCAGCTTCTCTGCTTTTTAAATCTAATTTAGGTTCTGGTGTTTCTCTCGGAGCGCCATATAACTTCTCAGCTCACGGAGCATATCAGATGATCAATGGCACCGATAAAGAAACCGGATATATGTGGCCGGTTTCTGCTTTGGGCTCAAATTTCTCAGGTGTGCAACTGATTACTGTCGATCCTATTACGTCTTCAACGATCGGAAATTACATTAGCAGTCAAATTCGATCGGTAACAGGACCAAAAGGTGGGGCGGTTAATGAACTTTTTCAACAAGTGAAAATAACCGGTGAATTGGGACGAGCTGGTTCACAGGCGCCGTTGTTGATTCAAAGACCATGGACGATTGGTGATGTTAAAGACTTGTATATTACTTACTGGTTTAAATATCAAGCTGATCTGGAGACACAACTGGACAATACAGTTTCATCTGCGAATTGGCGGACACAATTCTCACTCAAGACAGGGGGGTACAATAACACAGGAGAGGGTGATTATCGGATGAGCGTGACTGTAATGAAAGGAGCTGATGGCAAGCTCTACTGGATGACAAAGGGTGATAATGTGGGCGGCGTATTCCCCACCAGGGTCGATTACTGGCGTGAAGATAATCATATTGTTCCAGTGCCGATAGATAAATGGTTTAAATTTGAGGTTTACTGGCACCGGTCAAGTGGCACTGATGGACGCTTCTGGGCAGCCGTCGATGGTGAAGTGATAGCGGATTACCACGGCCCAAATATGGGTGATTATAATCTTCCTATAACCCGGATTTTTGTGAGCAATCCGTATAGTGGCGGTCATGTGTCAGTAGACAATCACATAACAGGATTGGAGATATGGAATGGTTTTCCGTGCGGTGACGGAGTGTCTTGCCTTAATTTTGATACTGTTGCTCCTACAGTGCCAGCTTCATTAGCATCAAAACTATCCAATTATGGAACTGCTTCCGGAGTTGCACTATCTTGGAGCAAGTCCTCAGATAATGTAGCTGTTGCGGGATATAAAATATATAGAAATGGGACTAATATCGGTGTAACCACTACTGCGACAAGTTTTAGAGATACTATTATGGGTAGTGCTAAAGGGGCTCTTTACAGTTATACAGTAAGAGCATTTGATGCTGCAGAAAATTTATCCGCGGCAAGCACTGCAACATTGGTAACTTATTAGTGGGATATTGATTTACCATGTGTTAAGTTAATTTCAGCAGTAAGTGCTACTTGATTTTAGATAAGTGTGTTATTTAATATCTTTTTTCAGCGATCAAATCCGCCGGAATATATTTCTGGCGGAAATTAATCGAGCTGTTTGCATTTATAGTCTTTTCAATTCGATAATTAAAGTACAAATCGTATAAAGTAGGCCATTTAGGATGTTAATTGCTGGATTCTTCCAATTTGCTGCTCAAAACAAGTATCAGCAAATCAAATTTTTGTTTAATATAATTCTTATCTCGGTTCCAGTGCTCGAATAAATTACCCAAGGATCCAGTAGAATCACAACAGTTATTAAGTCCCTATATCGAAATCTTAATGGCATAATCCACGAGAAATAAGTATATGATATATTGCAAGAGAAAAAATTTTATAAATTAATAAGTTAAATGAGTGTGAGTTAGAAAACGCTCGGTATCTTTATCCTTGAATGAATACATTAACACCTATCATCTTATCCGGTGGCTCGGGCACCCGCCTTTGGCCTCTGTCACGTGAGAAATATCCCAAGCAGTTATTGCCATTAATAAACGAGGATTCTTTGCTGCAAGCCACTGTCCGGCGTATGGATGGATTAAGTGGCGTGCAATTAAATGTACCGATGGTTGTGTGCAATGAAGAATATCGTTTCGTCATTGCTGAGCAATTACGAGTCATGGATAGAAAAGGGAGTATTCTGCTTGAACCCTTCGGGCGCAATACTGCTCCTGCATTAACATTAGCTGCGCTCGCAACCCTACGGGAAGGGGATGATCCCATTTTATTGGTCATGCCGTCCGATCATGTGATTATGGATGTGGAATCATTTCAGGCTGCTGTTTTAGCAGGTATGTCACAAGCAATGGATGGCAGGATTGTCACTTTTGGGATAACACCTGACGCTCCTGAAACCGGGTATGGTTATATCCAATCGGGCGAGTTAATCGAGCAGGGCAAAACTGCTTACCATATTGCGCGTTTTGTCGAAAAACCGGATCTGCCGACTGCGCAAACTTATCTAGATGCGGGTAATTATCTCTGGAACAGCGGATTGTTCATGATGCGGGCCTCGGTATGGCTGTCCGCCATTGGCAAATGCCGGTCGGATATTTTAACGGCTTGCCAAGCTGCTTGGGATCAGGGATCGGCAGATGGTGATTTTCTCCGTGTCGATAAGCAAGCTTTTGAGCAATGCCCAAGTGATTCGATCGACTATGCAGTCATGGAGAGAATTGCTCGGCAGGAAAGTGACTTGCCAGGTGGTGTAGTCATTCCGCTGACAGCCGGATGGTCTGACATCGGTGCGTGGAGCTCATTGTGGCAAGTGCTTCCCAAAGATGACGCGGGCAACGTAGCGAAGGGGGATGTATTATTAAATGATTGCAAAAATACCCTGGCCATTTCCGAAAGCCGTTTGGTTACCTGTGTCGG
The DNA window shown above is from Nitrosomonas sp. Is35 and carries:
- a CDS encoding IS5 family transposase (programmed frameshift) gives rise to the protein MEITETQYQQIEHCLPRQRGNVSHSNLQVLNAILYVAEHGCKWRGLPKRFGNWHTIYTRMNRWAKSGVLSHVFGQLQHQQIIRIRIETVSLDSTSIKVHPDGTGAFKKNGPQSIGKSRGGWTTKIHLVAADSRTTIGFALSPGHAHDAPEGRQLLLSLGPVNTPTYLLMDRAYEGDQTRQLALDLGYIPVVPPKANRLSPWEYNRAMYKKRNEIERLFRRLKGFRRIFSRFDKLDVVFISFIHFALIVEAIRLC
- a CDS encoding glycosyltransferase family 4 protein encodes the protein MSDTNARRVLILVENLPSPFDRRVWQEATTLHDNGYVVSIICPTGKGYEKEYEVIDGIHIYRYHLPFEAEGAKGYLIEYSVALFHTFRLAWKVQFSQGFDVIHACNPPDLLFLIGGFFKLFLRKKFLFDHHDINPELYEAKFGRRDFFYRLMVLFERWTFTTADISIATNESYKKIAIERGGMDPAKVFVVRSGPKLDRLRTLPPKQQLKHGRQYLVGYVGVMGAQEGIDLLLQAARYLIKDLGRSDVHFGLVGGGTSLDEMKQMAIDLGISEFITFTGRVPDQELLEMLNTADICVNPDVANEMNDKSTMNKIMEYMALGKPIVQFDLTEGRVSAQDASLYAKKNDPVDLALRIVQLLDDPELRKQMGEFGRNRVRNELEWQYEAPKLLAAYDAIFVR
- a CDS encoding class I SAM-dependent methyltransferase, which encodes MTQIYNDGTYHENNPTWHEEDSPWKALQIQKIIERNSLNPSKICEIGCGAGEILNKLSEHYDNKKEFFGYEISPQAFELCAQKSKHNLTFKLANLLEDDANYFDIVMAIDVFEHVEDYFGFLRKLKTKAKYKIFHIPLDLSVQTVLRSSPIIKHRKSVGHIHYFTKETALETLKDTGYQIVDYFYTNSSVELPNRGWKANLLKIPRKLFFSVNNDLAVRILGGYSLIVLAE
- a CDS encoding UDP-glucose/GDP-mannose dehydrogenase family protein, with the translated sequence MKISIFGLGYVGTVSAGCLATDGHSVIGVDPNKTKVDLINQGVSPIVEKDIGEMIAAAAKNNVLRATLDVRDAVINSDISMVCVGTPSQLNGNLDLSHVRKVCEQIGAALKEKSAFHVVVARSTMLPGSMRTVVIPALESYSGKKAGVDFGVCNNPEFLREGTAVFDYYNPPKTVIGETDSKAGELLMQLYAKMTAPLIRTEVETAEMAKYADNTWHAVKVAFANEIGNLCKAEGIDGHKVMEIFCQDTKLNLSPYYMKPGFAFGGSCLPKDVRALMYKGKSLDMDLPLINAILPSNQRQIEKGIKMIVEKGNKKIGILGFSFKAGTDDLRESPLVEVIEYLIGKGYELKLYDKNVNLAALTGANQDYILNHIPHISKLMASSMDEVLNFAQTIVIGNGAAEFRSVPDEIKPEQVVVDLVRIVPKLSGDQYDGICW
- a CDS encoding class I SAM-dependent methyltransferase; the encoded protein is MNESDIQDFWNRNPCGDWQVGGLEQRRGDYEAFFTDYDKFRYTKEAHILRCLDNIDFKGKQVLEIGLGQGADSEQIVKRGALWSGLDLTAESVARVQTRFSLRQLPYQSIKQGSILQAPFEDNSFDIVFSHGVLHHVPDILSAQREIHRILKPDGELIVMLYAKWSLNYLVSISIVRRLGLLALYCMNPEPNSIYGQHVANARAMGLFRYLDMDNFIHRNTDGPLNPYAKVYDLQEVEKDFPNFKIVSSYKQFMHAPPLPVHWLPFERALGWHLWVHMRPV
- a CDS encoding mannose-1-phosphate guanylyltransferase/mannose-6-phosphate isomerase; this encodes MNTLTPIILSGGSGTRLWPLSREKYPKQLLPLINEDSLLQATVRRMDGLSGVQLNVPMVVCNEEYRFVIAEQLRVMDRKGSILLEPFGRNTAPALTLAALATLREGDDPILLVMPSDHVIMDVESFQAAVLAGMSQAMDGRIVTFGITPDAPETGYGYIQSGELIEQGKTAYHIARFVEKPDLPTAQTYLDAGNYLWNSGLFMMRASVWLSAIGKCRSDILTACQAAWDQGSADGDFLRVDKQAFEQCPSDSIDYAVMERIARQESDLPGGVVIPLTAGWSDIGAWSSLWQVLPKDDAGNVAKGDVLLNDCKNTLAISESRLVTCVGIENVIVVETPDAVLVVHKDKTQDVKLVVDMLKQQGRPEGKLHRKVFRPWGWYDGIDVGERFQVKRIVVKPGAALSLQMHHHRAEHWVVVRGTARVTRNKDVYLVSENESTYIPLGTSHRLENPGCVPLEMIEIQSGSYLGEDDIVRFEDIYGRKEH